The following are from one region of the Andrena cerasifolii isolate SP2316 chromosome 1, iyAndCera1_principal, whole genome shotgun sequence genome:
- the Rin gene encoding ras GTPase-activating protein-binding protein 2, giving the protein MVMEASPSPQNVGREFVRQYYTLLNQAPAHLHRFYNQHSSFVHGGLDSNRESTPAIGQKQIHQKIQQLNFRDCHAKISQVDSQLTLENGVVVQVSGELSNAGQPMRRFTQTFVLAIQAPKTYYVHNDIFRYQDLIFPDEEEVDAGGVEGGVGESGEREVEEGVRSEPEEDERQTQGQQISVPAASTEPQTQPPLIPPQQPVIQQQQQMYYAPPPQQSHVHPVMQQVLNGSVHEETPLINQQAPQQPQQQQQQPPPPQPAQQHQYITEPTSQTQFVQETELDSTAEQQPQAESEPQAQTNETREQPEAETFTPSAQESEPEQPVSNTNVTSSGPKTYANLVKSFPSTTGATSPQAPKLSMSPPPMTNMRLEDRSPMHPTSTGPAFSTAANVSTPQQQTHRVGNQQQQQHQQQRAPRGGPVQRDGDRRGMRQSQYSDAHQLFLGNLPHNATEDDLRQIFEPFGRVVELRIHSKSNDRCKGPQGNNTGKVPNYGFITFEDQEVVSKVLQGGSIYLNSQKLNVEEKKVRPRTSMDGSGGRLNSNDGNMRALGGQQQQQQQQQRGPGGPGGLMRGGQHGARGGRGGFSRGGDGGRGGGGMRQPGNPSNPNYQNRR; this is encoded by the exons ATGGTCATGGAGGCATCCCCTTCTCCACAAAATGTCGGTCGCGAATTCGTCCGGCAATATTACACTTTACTTAATCAGGCCCCTGCGCATCTACATAG GTTCTACAACCAGCATTCTTCTTTCGTGCACGGCGGACTAGATTCCAATAGAGAGTCGACTCCAGCGATTGGGCAAAAGCAAATACACCAGAAGATTCAGCAGCTAAACTTCCGGGATTGTCATGCCAAGATAAGTCAGGTCGATTCGCAGCTAACTCTTGAGAACGGCGTTGTCGTGCAA GTGTCTGGGGAACTGTCTAACGCTGGGCAACCAATGCGTCGTTTCACACAAACATTTGTATTGGCGATACAAGCACCTAAAACGTATTATGTACATAATGATATATTCCGTTACCAAGATCTGATCTTTCCCGACGAGGAAGAGGTGGATGCTGGCGGCGTAGAAGGGGGTGTAGGTGAGTCCGGCGAGAGGGAAGTGGAGGAGGGAGTGCGCTCCGAGCCCGAGGAAGACGAGCGTCAGACTCAAGGCCAGCAAATCTCAGTGCCGGCTGCATCCACCGAGCCACAAACTCAGCCGCCGCTCATTCCTCCGCAGCAACCTGTAATTCAACAGCAACAGCAAATGTACTACGCGCCACCGCCACAACAGTCCCAT GTACACCCGGTAATGCAGCAAGTTTTGAATGGATCAGTCCACGAAGAAACGCCACTGATCAATCAGCAAGCACCTCAACAgccacagcagcagcagcaacagccacCGCCGCCGCAACCTGCACAGCAGCATCAATACATAACCGAACCCACGTCGCAAACGCAATTTGTACAAGAAACAGAATTAGACAGTACAGCCGAGCAGCAGCCGCAGGCGGAGAGCGAGCCGCAAGCTCAGACAAACGAGACTCGCGAGCAACCCGAGGCCGAAACATTTACGCCTTCCGCGCAAGAATCCGAACCGGAACAGCCAGTGTCAAATACAAACGTAACCAGTAGCGGACCGAAAACGTATGCCAATCTTGTGAAATCCTTCCCGAGTACCACTGGCGCTACTAGTCCTCAAGCTCCTAAGTTATCTATGTCACCG CCTCCAATGACGAACATGCGCTTGGAAGACAGATCGCCGATGCACCCAACCAGCACCGGGCCTGCTTTCTCTACGGCGGCTAACGTCTCTACGCCTCAGCAACAGACTCACAGAGTTGGAaatcagcagcaacagcaacatcAACAACAGAGAGCTCCTCGAGGAGGACCGGTACAACGAG ACGGCGATCGCCGTGGTATGAGGCAAAGTCAGTACAGCGACGCTCACCAATTGTTCCTTGGAAACCTGCCGCACAATGCGACCGAGGACGACCTGCGGCAGATATTTGAACCGTTTGGCAGGGTGGTGGAGCTGCGTATACACAGTAAATCGAACGACAGATGCAAAGGTCCGCAGGGAAATAACACAGGAAAAGTGCCTAATTACGGATTCATCACCTTCGAAGACCAAGAAGTTGTTAGCAAAGTGTTGCAAGGCGGG tcgatctatttaaattcacaaaaattgAACGTGGAGGAGAAGAAGGTCAGGCCTAGGACGTCGATGGACGGCAGTGGTGGACGGTTAAATTCTAATGATGGTAATATGAGAGCGCTGGGaggacagcagcagcaacagcagcagcagcaacgagGTCCTG GTGGACCTGGAGGGTTAATGAGGGGCGGGCAGCATGGCGCGAGAGGTGGACGCGGAGGATTTTCACGGGGTGGCGATGGCGGAAGGGGAGGCGGTGGAATGCGACAGCCTGGTAATCCAAGCAACCCAAACTACCAGAACCGCCGCTAA
- the LOC143368144 gene encoding very-long-chain 3-oxoacyl-CoA reductase-like, translating to MLVEKIGYVAIIYWGYKFSRSMIYKIYKNFFSAPAVDLCSMGKWAVVTGCCHGVGRAYAEALARIGLNVILVSPDAENLKTIASNIEMMYNVKTKVIELDLSEGLETYNVIEKEMFGLEIGVLINNLGMSYPHPEYFLDLPHKEKIYMSIVHCNVVVVTNMCRILLPQMVARGRGVIVNVASIVAVLPSPLLTVFAATKAYIMKFTRDLQSEYAKHGIIVQCLLPGTVTNHTADSPRPGLMVPTPDKYVQSAIKTIGKENVTTGFLEHSILIWIIKLIYRISPNSVIVWMTNIMEGNRNNALRRYIG from the coding sequence ATGTTGGTCGAGAAAATAGGTTATGTAGCGATCATATACTGGGGATACAAATTCTCTCGAAGTATGATATACAAAATCTACAAGAACTTTTTCTCTGCACCGGCCGTGGATTTATGCTCAATGGGTAAATGGGCAGTTGTCACCGGATGCTGTCATGGCGTAGGAAGAGCGTACGCGGAGGCACTCGCAAGAATAGGGCTGAACGTGATACTAGTGAGTCCAGACGCGGAGAACTTAAAAACGATCGCAAGTAACATCGAGATGATGTACAACGTGAAGACGAAAGTGATTGAGCTAGATCTCTCTGAAGGCTTGGAAACCTATAACGTAATCGAGAAAGAAATGTTCGGTCTGGAGATCGGTGTGCTGATAAACAACCTAGGCATGTCTTACCCGCATCCAGAATATTTCCTCGATCTCCCACATAAAGAGAAGATCTATATGAGCATTGTGCACTGTAATGTCGTTGTTGTTACAAACATGTGCCGCATCCTGTTACCACAAATGGTCGCCAGAGGGAGAGGAGTGATTGTGAACGTCGCCTCTATAGTGGCCGTGTTACCGAGCCCCCTTTTAACCGTGTTCGCTGCTACGAAAGCATACATCATGAAATTTACCAGAGACCTTCAGAGCGAGTACGCGAAACACGGTATAATCGTGCAATGCTTGTTACCGGGCACGGTTACCAATCACACGGCTGATTCACCGAGGCCGGGGTTAATGGTTCCGACACCGGATAAATACGTGCAAAGTGCTATTAAAACCATAGGCAAGGAAAACGTGACGACAGGTTTCCTCGAGCATTCGATTCTCATCTGgataattaaattaatctaCCGGATATCACCCAATTCCGTCATCGTTTGGATGACCAATATTATGGAAGGGAATCGGAACAATGCGCTACGTCGATACATAGGAtga
- the Rack1 gene encoding receptor of activated protein kinase C 1, with amino-acid sequence MTETLQLRGTLRGHNGWVTQIATNPKYPDMILSSSRDKTLIVWKLTRDEANYGIPQKRLYGHSHFISDVVLSSDGNYALSGSWDKTLRLWDLAAGRTTRRFEDHTKDVLSVAFSVDNRQIVSGSRDKTIKLWNTLAECKYTIQDDGHSDWVSCVRFSPNHSNPIIVSAGWDKLVKVWNLTNCRLKINHSGHIGYLNTVTVSPDGSLCASGGKDCKAMLWDLNDGKHLHTLDHNDIITALCFSPNRYWLCAAFGPWIKIWDLETKEMVEELKPEVVSATSKAEPPHCLSLAWSTDGQTLFAGYSDNTIRVWQVSVSSR; translated from the exons ATGACTGAAACTCTTCAGCTAAGGGGTACCCTTCGGGGGCACAATGGATGGGTCACCCAAATCGCGACGAATCCGAAATATCCGGACATGATATTGTCTTCTTCACGTG ACAAAACTCTGATAGTATGGAAGCTGACTCGTGACGAAGCCAACTATGGTATTCCTCAGAAACGCCTGTATGGCCACTCCCACTTTATCAGCGACGTAGTATTATCCTCCGACGGCAACTATGCTCTGTCTGGTTCTTGGGACAAAACTCTACGCCTCTGGGACTTGGCCGCAGGTCGTACCACGAGGAGATTCGAAGACCATACTAAG GACGTTTTGAGTGTTGCGTTCTCTGTGGACAATCGTCAAATAGTGTCTGGCTCTCGGGACAAGACGATCAAATTGTGGAACACTTTGGCGGAGTGCAAATACACCATTCAAGATGATGGGCACTCAGACTGGGTCAGCTGTGTGCGATTCTCTCCGAATCATTCGAATCCTATTATTGTCTCCGCTGGTTGGGACAAATTGGTTAAG GTATGGAATTTGACCAACTGCAGGCTAAAGATCAACCACAGCGGACACATTGGTTACCTTAACACAGTTACTGTATCCCCGGACGGTTCGCTCTGTGCTTCTGGCGGCAAA GACTGCAAGGCTATGTTATGGGATCTGAACGATGGAAAACATCTGCACACTCTGGATCACAATGACATCATTACAGCCCTGTGCTTCAGTCCCAATCGATACTGGCTCTGTGCCGCGTTTGGACCATGGATTAAGATATGGGATCTCGAAACCAAAGAGATGGTCGAAGAACTGAAACCAGAGGTTGTGTCTGCCACGAGTAAAGCGGAACCACCGCATTGTCTATCATTGGCATGGTCCACTGATGGCCAAACTCTGTTCGCTGGATACTCCGACAACACCATTCGCGTTTGGCAAGTTTCTGTATCTAGCCGTTAA
- the LOC143375410 gene encoding NFU1 iron-sulfur cluster scaffold homolog, mitochondrial, translated as MFWQSKIINAGTMDKILANMLRASRRLPRRSLATYQHPKIIKSSAVHMHTCCGTRMPKSCLFQSTKQFDVNDVQKRTMFIQTQDTPNPNSLKFLPGVKVLEQGQTKDFPNATEAYCSQLAKMLFRIEGVKSVFFGPDFITVTKLDEDVEWKLLKPEIFAVIMDFFASGVPILSENQPAADTQINEDDDEIVQMIKELLDTRIRPTVQEDGGDIVFMGFEEGILKLKMQGSCTSCPSSVVTLRNGVQNMMQFYIPEVLGVIQVEDETDKIAKKEFEKLEERIKTSETSEK; from the exons ATGTTTTGGCAGTCGAAGATAATCAATGCAGGAACAATGGATAAAATACTAGCGAACATGTTGCGAGCCAGTCGACGTTTACCACGTAGATCATTGGCAACATATCAGCATCCAAA AATCATAAAAAGCTCTGCAGTACATATGCACACATGCTGCGGTACCCGTATGCCAAAGTCGTGTCTGTTCCAATCTACAAAGCAGTTCGATGTCAATGACGTACAGAAGCGTACGATGTTCATTCAAACGCAAGACACGCCGAATCCTAATAGCTTGAAATTTCTACCTGGCGTTAAGGTGCTCGAACAAGGGCAGACCAAAGATTTTCCTAATGCCACAGAAGCATACTGTTCCCAACTTGCAAAGATGTTGTTCAGAATCGAGGGCGTTAAGTCTGTATTCTTTGGGCCCGATTTCATTACAGTAACAAAACTGGACGAGGACGTCGAATGGAAATTATTGAAGCCTGAAATATTTGCTGTAATCATGGATTTCTTTGCGTCTGGTGTGCCTATACTGAGCGAGAACCAGCCAGCAGCAGATACac AAATTAACGAAGATGATGATGAAATAGTACAAATGATCAAGGAGCTATTAGATACTCGCATACGACCAACAGTACAAGAAGATGGAGGTGATATCGTATTCATG GGTTTCGAAGAGGGTATATTGAAGTTAAAAATGCAGGGTTCTTGTACGAGTTGCCCAAGTTCCGTGGTCACTCTAAGGAACGGAGTGCAAAATATGATGCAATTCTATATTCCAGAGGTTCTCGGAGTGATCCAAGTGGAAGATGAAACCGATAAGATAGCGAAGAAAGAGTTTGAAAAACTCGAGGAAAGAATTAAAACATCTGAAACCAGTGAGAAGTAG